Sequence from the Gloeocapsopsis dulcis genome:
TAAGCTTATTTATTACTCAGTATGGTAGCTAAGTCACTAATTTCTGTAATGTTGAATTAAGAGTAGTGACTTAATCTCAACAACTGTCAATCTGCAGTGAAGAACGCTAAAGATATAATGGGAGTACTCAACCAAATGGCTGAGGAAACAAAATTCCAGTTGTTGCATCCTGAGAAACAGACTTGCAACTCAACTATCTTGGATTTGCATAATGCTTGACGCAATTATTATTATTTCATTCATTGTAGCAGGCGCAGGCATCGGCTATTACACTACAGAACTGCTGCCAGAAAATGTGCAGCAGCAAGTGACTAACATTGAGGCTTTGCGCTTGGTTTTTGCCGCTTTCGCTGCCTTAATTGGTGGTGCTGCCGGACTGAGTTTCCAAATTAGCTATCGTCGCATCGAGAAACAAGTCAGGGAAATGCCGATTGAGGTGATCTTGACGCGGGCGATCGGCTTAGTTCTGGGGTTACTCATTGCCAATTTAATGTTGGCACCATTGTTTTTACTACCAATTCCTGTGGATTTTAGCTTCATTAAGCCGTTGATCGCTGTATTGGGCAGTGTTATGTTTGCCTTTTCTGGAATAAGTTTAGCAGACACTCACGGTCCAGCGTTGCTCAGACTGATTAACTTCAACAATGTCGAGTCTGTCTTGCTAGCAGAAGGAACCCTTAAAGCAGCAGCAACAAAAGTTGTAGATACTAGCTGCATTATTGATGGTCGTCTGGAAACACTGCTAGAAACAGGATTTCTTGAAGGGCAAATTTTAGTACCACAATTTGTGCTACAAGAACTGCAACAACTTGCAGACGGTGCTAAAGATTTAAAACGGATGCGGGGACGCAGAGGATTAGAAATTCTCAATCGCTTGAAGGAAACTTACTCCGATCGCATTTTGATTCATCCTATGGAATATGACGATGTTCCTACTGTTGATGCTAAATTGGTGCGATTTGCCCAAGAGATCAGTGGTACGCTAGTCACAAATGATTACAACTTGTCCAAAGTTGCTAGCGTTCAAAAAGTACCAGTACTGAATATTAACGATTTGGTGCAAGCAGTACGTCCTACCTACCTACCTGGCGATAGCATTGACTTGAAAGTTCTCAAAGAGGGTAAAGAACCAAGTCAAGGTGTCGGTTATCTTGAAGATGGCACAATGGTAGTTGTAGAAGAAGGCATTGGTTATGTCGGCGGGGAAGTGAGAGTAATCGTGACAAGTGCTTTGCAAACAAGTGCAGGACGGATGATTTTCGCAAAA
This genomic interval carries:
- a CDS encoding PIN/TRAM domain-containing protein yields the protein MLDAIIIISFIVAGAGIGYYTTELLPENVQQQVTNIEALRLVFAAFAALIGGAAGLSFQISYRRIEKQVREMPIEVILTRAIGLVLGLLIANLMLAPLFLLPIPVDFSFIKPLIAVLGSVMFAFSGISLADTHGPALLRLINFNNVESVLLAEGTLKAAATKVVDTSCIIDGRLETLLETGFLEGQILVPQFVLQELQQLADGAKDLKRMRGRRGLEILNRLKETYSDRILIHPMEYDDVPTVDAKLVRFAQEISGTLVTNDYNLSKVASVQKVPVLNINDLVQAVRPTYLPGDSIDLKVLKEGKEPSQGVGYLEDGTMVVVEEGIGYVGGEVRVIVTSALQTSAGRMIFAKPQASALA